Proteins encoded by one window of Blautia argi:
- the xseB gene encoding exodeoxyribonuclease VII small subunit codes for MAETEKNMQETTMEDALKELDGIVERLEGREISLEDSFALYQKGMELLKECGSKIDTVEKKMLKLNEDGELSEF; via the coding sequence ATGGCAGAAACAGAAAAGAATATGCAGGAAACCACCATGGAAGATGCTCTGAAGGAATTGGACGGCATTGTAGAAAGACTGGAGGGCAGAGAGATTTCTCTGGAGGACTCTTTTGCTCTGTACCAGAAGGGAATGGAACTGTTAAAAGAGTGCGGAAGCAAGATTGACACAGTTGAGAAAAAAATGCTCAAACTGAATGAAGACGGTGAGTTAAGTGAATTTTAA
- a CDS encoding stage III sporulation protein AG, with protein MKQWKDIMKKENLVVLLLVGLLLLVLAIPTEKKENRDMEGKAEHIQTEKEKDWQEKMESRLEAVLSRAEGVGEVQVFLTCESSGRKVVEKDEAKTVYEKDAKGNEQPYITAEEYPRIAGVLVVAKGGGNPVTVEKIQAAVEVLFQVEPHKIKVMKMN; from the coding sequence GTGAAGCAGTGGAAGGATATAATGAAAAAAGAAAATCTGGTGGTACTGCTTTTGGTAGGGCTGCTTTTGCTGGTTCTGGCGATTCCGACAGAAAAAAAAGAAAACCGGGACATGGAAGGAAAGGCGGAGCACATACAGACTGAGAAGGAAAAGGACTGGCAGGAAAAAATGGAGAGTCGGCTGGAGGCAGTGCTTTCCAGGGCGGAAGGAGTGGGAGAGGTTCAGGTGTTTTTGACCTGTGAAAGCAGTGGCCGGAAGGTGGTGGAAAAGGACGAGGCAAAAACGGTTTATGAAAAGGACGCAAAAGGCAATGAGCAACCTTATATCACAGCAGAGGAATACCCGCGGATTGCAGGTGTGCTGGTTGTGGCAAAGGGAGGCGGAAATCCGGTGACTGTGGAAAAGATTCAGGCGGCAGTAGAGGTATTATTTCAGGTAGAACCCCATAAAATTAAAGTAATGAAAATGAATTAG
- a CDS encoding polyprenyl synthetase family protein, translated as MNFKEKLKEKTACAEQVIVSFLPKEQGFASHMAEAMNYSMQAGGKRLRPVFMAEMYSLLGGKGELVCPFMAAMEMIHTHSLIHDDLPALDNDEYRRGKKTTHVVFGESAAILAGDALLNYAYETAFQAFELAKDEKELRRVAEALKLLGEKTGIRGMLGGQGADVENDGKPLEKDMLDYIYENKTAALIEASLMIGAVLAGAEDLDKIEQMGSCVGIAFQIQDDILDVTSNQEELGKPVGSDDKNHKTTYVTLEGIEKAGEEVKRRTDLAVELLEGLPGDKEFLRELFLSLCTRRK; from the coding sequence GTGAATTTTAAAGAAAAATTAAAAGAAAAGACAGCCTGTGCAGAGCAGGTTATTGTTTCTTTTTTGCCAAAGGAGCAGGGCTTTGCATCACATATGGCAGAGGCAATGAATTACAGTATGCAGGCAGGGGGCAAGCGGCTGCGCCCTGTATTTATGGCAGAAATGTACAGTCTGCTGGGAGGAAAAGGAGAACTTGTCTGCCCTTTTATGGCGGCAATGGAAATGATTCATACCCATTCTCTGATACATGATGACCTTCCTGCACTGGACAATGATGAGTACCGCAGAGGAAAGAAAACAACCCATGTGGTATTTGGCGAGTCAGCCGCTATTCTGGCAGGGGACGCTCTTTTAAATTATGCTTATGAAACAGCCTTTCAGGCATTTGAACTGGCAAAGGACGAAAAAGAGCTTCGCCGTGTGGCAGAGGCGTTAAAGCTTCTGGGAGAAAAAACCGGTATCCGGGGCATGTTAGGCGGTCAGGGGGCTGACGTGGAAAATGACGGAAAGCCTTTGGAAAAAGACATGCTGGACTATATTTATGAAAATAAGACCGCTGCTTTGATAGAAGCCTCTCTTATGATAGGAGCGGTACTGGCAGGGGCAGAGGATTTGGATAAAATAGAGCAGATGGGAAGCTGTGTGGGGATTGCCTTTCAGATTCAGGACGATATCTTAGATGTGACAAGCAATCAGGAAGAATTAGGAAAACCGGTAGGCAGCGATGACAAAAATCATAAGACCACATATGTGACCCTGGAAGGAATTGAAAAAGCGGGAGAGGAAGTAAAGCGCCGGACGGATCTTGCAGTGGAGCTTCTGGAAGGACTTCCGGGAGATAAGGAGTTTTTAAGGGAACTGTTTCTTTCTCTTTGTACCCGCAGAAAATAG
- a CDS encoding TlyA family RNA methyltransferase codes for MKERLDVLLVKRGLAVSREKAKAVIMAGNVYVDNQKEDKAGTMFQDTVQIEVRGNTLKYVSRGGLKLEKAMTHFGVTLKEKVCMDVGSSTGGFTDCMLQNGAVKVYAIDVGHGQLDWKLRNDERVVCMEKTNIRYVVPEDLQELADFSSIDVSFISLTKVLLPVYHLLKESGEVVCLIKPQFEAGREKVGKKGVVRDPAVHEEVIEKVIAYATGIGYAVRHLEFSPIKGPEGNIEYLLHIQKQVDKLPESEEADVKGIVAAAHRELDK; via the coding sequence ATGAAAGAGCGTCTGGACGTTCTGCTGGTAAAGCGGGGACTGGCAGTTTCCCGTGAAAAAGCGAAAGCTGTGATTATGGCAGGAAACGTATATGTGGACAATCAGAAAGAAGATAAAGCAGGCACCATGTTTCAGGATACCGTTCAGATAGAGGTTCGGGGAAATACCCTGAAATATGTAAGCCGGGGCGGATTAAAGCTGGAAAAAGCTATGACTCACTTTGGCGTAACCTTAAAGGAAAAGGTATGTATGGACGTGGGTTCCTCCACAGGAGGTTTTACAGACTGTATGCTGCAGAACGGGGCAGTAAAGGTCTATGCCATTGATGTGGGACACGGACAGCTGGACTGGAAGCTTCGTAATGATGAGCGTGTAGTATGTATGGAAAAGACGAACATTCGTTATGTAGTGCCTGAAGATTTGCAGGAATTGGCTGATTTTTCTTCCATTGACGTATCTTTCATTTCTCTCACCAAGGTTCTGCTTCCGGTCTATCACCTGTTAAAGGAAAGCGGAGAGGTGGTTTGCCTGATTAAACCTCAGTTTGAAGCAGGAAGAGAAAAAGTAGGGAAAAAAGGTGTGGTTCGTGACCCGGCAGTACATGAAGAAGTCATTGAAAAGGTCATTGCCTATGCAACCGGCATCGGATATGCAGTACGTCATCTGGAATTTTCTCCTATCAAGGGACCGGAGGGAAATATTGAGTATCTGCTGCACATACAAAAGCAGGTGGATAAGCTTCCGGAAAGTGAAGAGGCAGATGTAAAAGGCATTGTGGCAGCAGCCCACAGGGAATTGGATAAATAG
- a CDS encoding peptide chain release factor 3, with protein sequence MADYTKEITKRRTFAIISHPDAGKTTLTEKFLLYGGAINLAGSVKGKATARHAVSDWMEIEKERGISVTSSVLQFNYDGYCINILDTPGHQDFSEDTYRTLMAADSAVMVIDASKGVEAQTRKLFKVCAMRHIPIFTFINKLDRDANDTFDLLDDIEKELGIPTCPINWPIGSGKKFRGVYDRKTGKVLTFSDTMKGTKEGIEEEIGIDEARLDEILDPEQKEQLLEEIELLDGASAEFDQKLVDEGKLSPVCFGSALTNFGVETFLKHFLKMTSSPLPRKADIGEIDPMKEDFSAFVFKIQANMNKNHRDRIAFMRICSGKFEAAREVFHVQGNKKMRLSQPQQMMAQDRHVVEEAYAGDIIGVFDPGIFSIGDTVCAPGKKFEYEGIPTFAPEHFARVRLLDSMKRKQFVKGINQIAQEGAIQIFQEIMGGMEEIIVGVVGVLQFDVLKYRLENEYNVDIRLENLPYEHIRWIENKEEVDVKALTGTSDMKKVMDMKGNPLLLFINSWSIGMTLDRNEGLVLAEFSRN encoded by the coding sequence GTGGCTGACTATACCAAAGAAATTACAAAAAGACGTACATTTGCAATTATTTCCCACCCAGATGCCGGTAAAACAACCCTTACCGAGAAATTTCTTCTTTACGGAGGAGCCATTAATCTTGCGGGTAGTGTAAAAGGCAAGGCAACTGCCCGCCATGCGGTTTCTGACTGGATGGAAATAGAAAAGGAAAGAGGTATTTCCGTAACCTCTTCTGTATTGCAGTTTAATTATGATGGCTATTGCATCAACATATTGGATACTCCCGGACATCAGGACTTCTCAGAGGATACCTACCGTACCCTCATGGCAGCAGACTCTGCGGTCATGGTCATTGATGCATCAAAGGGGGTGGAGGCACAGACCAGAAAGCTGTTTAAGGTTTGTGCCATGCGCCATATTCCTATTTTTACATTTATTAACAAGCTGGACAGAGATGCCAACGACACTTTTGATCTGCTAGATGACATTGAGAAGGAGCTGGGAATCCCTACCTGCCCGATAAACTGGCCCATTGGTTCAGGCAAGAAATTCCGCGGCGTATACGACAGGAAAACCGGGAAAGTCCTCACTTTTTCCGATACCATGAAGGGTACTAAGGAGGGGATTGAAGAAGAAATCGGCATTGACGAAGCCCGTCTTGATGAGATTTTAGACCCGGAACAAAAAGAACAGCTTTTAGAGGAAATTGAGCTTTTAGACGGCGCCAGCGCGGAGTTTGATCAGAAGCTGGTAGACGAAGGAAAGCTTTCCCCGGTATGTTTTGGTTCTGCACTTACCAATTTTGGTGTGGAAACCTTTTTAAAGCATTTCCTGAAAATGACTTCCAGTCCGCTTCCAAGAAAAGCAGATATCGGGGAAATTGATCCTATGAAAGAGGATTTTTCTGCCTTTGTGTTTAAGATTCAGGCAAACATGAATAAAAATCACAGGGACAGAATTGCTTTTATGCGTATCTGCTCCGGTAAATTTGAAGCTGCAAGAGAAGTGTTCCATGTACAGGGCAATAAGAAAATGCGCCTTTCCCAGCCACAACAGATGATGGCACAGGATCGTCATGTGGTAGAAGAGGCCTATGCAGGAGATATTATCGGCGTGTTTGACCCGGGTATTTTCTCTATAGGGGATACGGTGTGTGCGCCTGGGAAAAAGTTCGAATATGAGGGGATTCCTACCTTTGCCCCTGAGCATTTTGCCAGAGTCCGTCTTTTGGACAGTATGAAGAGAAAGCAGTTTGTAAAGGGGATTAACCAGATTGCCCAGGAAGGCGCTATTCAGATATTCCAGGAAATCATGGGCGGCATGGAGGAAATCATTGTAGGCGTGGTAGGCGTTCTGCAGTTTGACGTGCTGAAATACCGTCTGGAAAATGAGTACAACGTGGATATCCGTCTGGAAAACCTGCCTTATGAACATATCCGTTGGATTGAAAATAAGGAAGAGGTAGACGTAAAAGCCCTTACCGGAACTTCCGATATGAAGAAGGTTATGGATATGAAGGGAAATCCGCTTTTGCTGTTTATCAACAGTTGGAGCATTGGCATGACACTGGACAGAAATGAAGGTCTGGTGCTGGCAGAATTTTCCAGAAATTAA
- a CDS encoding stage III sporulation protein AF, producing the protein MTGFSHWLEGLVCYFILLFAVMNFLPDSSYKKYIQFYMGLLLILTVFSPLLEFSGVEGTIRASIESFQAEEEQWEEKAEAWEKDWQEKTGIIEGVEVEP; encoded by the coding sequence ATGACAGGCTTTTCTCATTGGCTGGAAGGGTTGGTGTGTTATTTTATTCTGCTTTTTGCAGTGATGAATTTTCTTCCGGACAGCAGCTATAAAAAATATATTCAGTTTTACATGGGACTTCTGCTGATACTGACGGTATTTTCGCCCCTTCTTGAGTTTTCCGGTGTAGAAGGGACAATCAGGGCTTCTATAGAAAGCTTTCAGGCAGAAGAGGAACAATGGGAGGAAAAAGCAGAGGCATGGGAAAAAGACTGGCAGGAAAAAACAGGAATCATTGAGGGAGTGGAGGTAGAGCCGTGA
- the xseA gene encoding exodeoxyribonuclease VII large subunit, with translation MNSIYSVGQVNTYIRTMFDQDFMLNKIYIKGEVSNCKYHTSGHIYFSLKDESGSISCVMFAGQRKGLGFAMKNGDKVVAGGSVSVYERDGKYQLYAREITLEGAGLLYERFLALKKELEEMGMFAPEYKQSIPVWAKTVGVVTAPTGAAIQDIRTVAGRRNPYVQLILYPALVQGEGAKESIVRGIEALDAYGVDVIIVGRGGGSIEDLWAFNEEEVARAIFNCHTPIISAVGHETDTTIADFAADLRAPTPSAAAELAVADIRVLLNQLLGARQRLSRAMENHVFGLRQKVEQYESKLKYLSPARQVQEKRTRLMQIEDRLCSAMENRIFAARQQLGIYIERMKGLSPLDKLNQGFSYVENKEAHAVTSISQVEEGEMLNIQVTDGKIVAKVLNTKREERGA, from the coding sequence ATGAACAGTATTTATTCCGTAGGACAGGTAAATACTTATATCAGAACCATGTTTGACCAGGATTTTATGTTGAATAAAATCTATATAAAGGGTGAGGTGTCCAACTGTAAATACCATACCTCCGGGCATATTTATTTTTCCTTAAAGGACGAAAGCGGAAGTATTTCCTGCGTGATGTTTGCAGGACAGCGAAAAGGGCTGGGCTTTGCCATGAAAAACGGAGATAAGGTGGTTGCAGGAGGAAGCGTCAGCGTGTATGAGCGGGACGGCAAATACCAGCTTTATGCAAGAGAAATCACATTGGAGGGCGCAGGTCTTCTCTATGAGCGGTTTCTGGCGCTGAAAAAGGAGCTGGAAGAAATGGGTATGTTTGCCCCGGAATACAAGCAGTCCATTCCTGTCTGGGCAAAAACTGTAGGTGTGGTAACTGCGCCTACGGGAGCAGCCATACAGGATATCCGAACAGTGGCTGGCAGGAGAAATCCTTATGTTCAGTTGATTCTCTATCCTGCACTGGTACAGGGGGAGGGCGCAAAGGAGAGCATTGTCAGGGGAATTGAAGCCCTGGACGCCTACGGTGTGGACGTGATCATTGTAGGACGAGGTGGAGGTTCCATTGAAGATTTGTGGGCATTTAATGAAGAAGAGGTGGCAAGAGCCATTTTTAACTGCCACACTCCCATTATTTCTGCTGTAGGACATGAAACAGACACCACCATTGCAGATTTTGCGGCAGATTTGCGGGCGCCTACGCCTTCTGCAGCAGCAGAGCTGGCAGTGGCAGACATAAGGGTATTGTTAAATCAGCTTTTAGGCGCAAGGCAAAGGCTTTCCAGAGCCATGGAGAATCATGTTTTCGGTCTTCGCCAGAAAGTGGAGCAGTATGAGAGCAAGCTGAAGTATTTAAGTCCTGCAAGACAGGTACAGGAAAAGAGAACCCGGCTTATGCAGATAGAGGATCGGCTTTGTAGCGCAATGGAAAACAGAATATTTGCTGCCAGACAGCAGCTGGGAATTTATATTGAACGAATGAAGGGCTTATCTCCTCTTGATAAGCTGAATCAGGGCTTTTCCTATGTAGAAAACAAAGAGGCTCATGCAGTGACTTCCATCTCTCAGGTAGAAGAGGGAGAAATGTTAAACATTCAGGTCACAGACGGTAAAATTGTGGCAAAGGTTCTTAACACAAAAAGAGAAGAGAGAGGAGCTTGA
- a CDS encoding SpoIIIAH-like family protein, translating into MKKIFKKNQVIITALAIMIAVAGYINYSDNHLGIDKTLKKDADTAETSASDTDAITEEIESLDYDITDESALLKENSKAAESEAVESEGGKEKETASADGEENLQTETPGEAVLTGASGFVAEAKVSREQVRSANKETLLGIINNENLGDEQKQEAVNSMVNMTNLAEQEAAAELLLDAQGFRDVVVNLTGDSADVVVPKEYMEDAKRAQIEDIVKRKTSVAAEKIVITPLDGGNEENE; encoded by the coding sequence ATGAAAAAAATCTTCAAAAAAAATCAGGTTATCATTACTGCTCTTGCCATTATGATTGCAGTGGCAGGGTACATCAATTATTCAGATAATCATCTGGGTATTGACAAAACACTGAAGAAGGACGCAGATACTGCGGAAACGTCAGCCAGTGATACCGATGCCATTACAGAAGAAATTGAAAGCCTGGACTATGATATCACAGACGAGAGCGCTCTTTTGAAAGAAAACAGTAAGGCTGCAGAGAGCGAGGCTGTGGAGTCGGAAGGAGGAAAGGAGAAAGAAACCGCCAGCGCAGATGGAGAGGAAAACCTGCAGACAGAAACACCAGGGGAAGCAGTTCTGACAGGGGCTTCCGGTTTTGTGGCAGAGGCAAAGGTCAGCAGAGAGCAGGTGCGATCAGCCAATAAGGAAACCCTTCTGGGCATTATCAACAATGAAAACCTGGGAGATGAACAGAAGCAGGAGGCAGTGAATTCCATGGTGAACATGACCAATCTGGCAGAGCAGGAGGCAGCTGCAGAGCTTCTTTTAGACGCTCAGGGATTTCGGGACGTGGTGGTAAATCTTACAGGGGACAGTGCAGATGTCGTTGTGCCAAAAGAATATATGGAGGACGCAAAACGGGCGCAGATAGAGGATATTGTAAAGCGGAAAACCAGTGTAGCAGCAGAAAAAATTGTGATTACACCTTTGGACGGGGGAAACGAGGAAAATGAATAG
- a CDS encoding Asp23/Gls24 family envelope stress response protein, whose product MAEDRNRYKIHDNGSLGEVQIADEVVAIIAGLAATEVEGVGSMAGNITNELVGKLGMKNLSRGVKVDVLEDVVCVDLALNIEYGFNILETSKKVQERVKAAIENMTGLTVSDVNVRIASVEIDKTK is encoded by the coding sequence ATGGCGGAAGACAGAAACAGATATAAAATACATGATAATGGTTCTCTTGGGGAAGTACAGATTGCAGATGAGGTAGTGGCTATTATTGCAGGACTGGCAGCTACAGAAGTAGAGGGTGTCGGTTCCATGGCTGGAAATATTACAAACGAACTGGTTGGAAAACTGGGTATGAAAAACCTTTCCAGAGGTGTGAAGGTAGACGTTCTGGAAGATGTAGTCTGTGTAGACCTGGCTTTGAATATTGAATATGGATTTAATATTCTGGAAACCAGCAAGAAAGTACAGGAAAGAGTAAAGGCAGCCATTGAAAACATGACAGGGCTGACTGTTTCCGATGTCAACGTGCGGATTGCAAGCGTTGAAATTGACAAGACTAAATAG
- the nusB gene encoding transcription antitermination factor NusB codes for MGRREMREHIFKLLFLNEFNGSEEMPQQIQLYFDGLEDLSPMEQTYMENKYAKITEKLEELDSILNEKSAGWKTKRMSKVDLNILRLAVYEMKYDEDVPVKVAINEAVEISKSFGGEDSASFVNGILGKIARESL; via the coding sequence ATGGGAAGACGAGAAATGCGCGAGCATATTTTTAAGCTGCTTTTTTTGAACGAATTTAACGGAAGTGAGGAAATGCCTCAGCAGATACAGTTGTATTTTGACGGGCTGGAGGATTTAAGTCCCATGGAACAGACGTATATGGAAAATAAGTACGCCAAAATCACAGAAAAGCTGGAAGAACTGGACAGCATTCTCAACGAAAAGAGTGCAGGCTGGAAAACAAAACGTATGAGTAAGGTGGATTTGAATATCCTGCGTCTGGCTGTATATGAAATGAAATATGATGAGGACGTTCCGGTTAAGGTAGCCATTAACGAGGCTGTAGAAATCAGCAAAAGCTTTGGCGGAGAGGATTCCGCTTCCTTTGTAAACGGCATACTGGGAAAAATCGCCAGAGAGAGCTTATGA
- the dxs gene encoding 1-deoxy-D-xylulose-5-phosphate synthase, whose translation MLLETIKKANDIKKIPPEKFPELAEEIRAFLLEHVSRTGGHLASNLGAVELTMALHYVFCLPEDKIIWDVGHQSYTHKILTGRQEGFDTLRTFGGMSGFPKRSESPCDAYDTGHSSTSISAGVGYVCARDLKGEDYSVVSVIGDGALTGGMAYEAINNAASLKKNFMIVLNDNEMSISQNVGGISSYLSNMRTTEGYHEFKTGVKNSLNKIPGIGPAAIKQIHKTKDSIKRLMIPGMFFEDMGLTYLGPVDGHDCSRLVQIFQEAKKVQGSVLIHVKTEKGRGYEPAMRHPARFHGTAAFDLEHGIPLSNNGKANYTDIFSTVMRKFGDREKQVVAVTAAMPDGTGLKRFRNMFPERFFDVGIAEEHAVTFAAGLALGGMIPVVAVYSSFLQRAIDQIIEDVCLQNLHVIFAVDRAGLVGSDGETHQGCFDLSYLSMIPNMTVMAPKNKWELSDMLKFAVKYDGPIAVRYPRGEAYDGLEEFREPIVRGRSELIYQGKDIALLAVGSMVKTAERVRELLISDGENPTLVNARFVKPLDKKMLDTLAKKHDVIVTMEENVKSGGFGSAVAEYMQITHPTVRVQVCALPDSFIGHGNPEKLKQKAGIDADSIYNRIKEAE comes from the coding sequence ATGCTATTAGAAACCATAAAAAAGGCAAATGATATAAAGAAAATACCGCCGGAAAAATTTCCGGAGCTGGCAGAGGAAATCCGGGCATTTCTTCTGGAGCATGTAAGCCGCACCGGGGGACATCTTGCCTCTAATCTGGGCGCAGTGGAACTTACCATGGCGCTGCACTATGTTTTCTGCCTGCCTGAGGATAAGATTATATGGGACGTGGGACATCAGTCTTATACACACAAAATCCTCACAGGCAGACAGGAAGGATTTGACACCCTGCGGACCTTTGGGGGAATGAGCGGTTTTCCAAAGAGAAGCGAAAGCCCCTGCGATGCCTATGACACAGGGCACAGCTCGACCTCCATTTCAGCGGGAGTGGGTTATGTGTGTGCCAGAGATTTAAAGGGAGAGGATTACTCTGTGGTTTCCGTAATTGGGGATGGAGCCCTCACAGGAGGTATGGCTTATGAGGCAATTAATAATGCGGCTTCTTTGAAAAAGAATTTTATGATTGTATTAAATGACAATGAGATGTCCATTTCTCAGAATGTGGGTGGAATTTCCAGCTATTTAAGCAACATGAGAACCACAGAAGGCTATCATGAGTTTAAAACAGGGGTCAAGAACAGCCTGAATAAAATTCCGGGAATCGGTCCTGCTGCCATTAAGCAGATTCACAAAACAAAAGACAGCATTAAGCGTTTGATGATTCCGGGCATGTTTTTTGAGGATATGGGACTGACATATTTAGGCCCTGTGGACGGACATGACTGTAGCCGTCTGGTGCAGATTTTCCAGGAGGCAAAAAAGGTACAGGGTTCTGTGCTCATTCATGTAAAAACAGAAAAAGGCAGAGGATATGAGCCTGCCATGCGCCACCCTGCCAGATTCCACGGTACGGCAGCTTTTGATTTGGAACACGGAATCCCCTTAAGCAACAATGGAAAAGCCAATTATACGGATATTTTTTCCACGGTTATGCGAAAATTCGGGGACAGGGAGAAACAGGTAGTGGCAGTGACAGCAGCCATGCCGGACGGAACCGGACTGAAGCGTTTCCGCAACATGTTCCCGGAACGTTTTTTTGATGTGGGAATTGCAGAGGAACATGCCGTTACTTTTGCTGCAGGTCTGGCTCTAGGAGGTATGATTCCTGTGGTTGCCGTGTATTCTTCTTTCTTGCAAAGAGCCATTGATCAGATTATTGAAGATGTGTGTCTGCAGAATCTTCATGTAATCTTTGCTGTGGATCGGGCAGGACTTGTAGGCAGCGATGGAGAAACCCATCAGGGCTGTTTTGATTTAAGCTATTTGTCCATGATTCCCAATATGACAGTCATGGCCCCAAAGAATAAATGGGAACTTTCCGACATGCTGAAATTTGCAGTAAAATATGACGGCCCCATTGCTGTGCGCTATCCCAGAGGAGAGGCTTATGACGGGCTTGAGGAATTTCGGGAACCGATTGTAAGGGGCCGCAGCGAACTGATTTATCAGGGGAAGGACATTGCCCTTTTGGCAGTGGGAAGTATGGTAAAAACCGCAGAGCGTGTGCGGGAACTTTTAATTTCAGACGGAGAAAATCCTACCCTTGTCAATGCCAGGTTTGTAAAACCTCTGGATAAAAAAATGCTGGACACTTTGGCAAAAAAACATGATGTAATTGTTACCATGGAAGAGAATGTAAAAAGCGGCGGCTTTGGCAGCGCGGTTGCGGAATATATGCAGATAACCCACCCCACCGTACGGGTGCAGGTCTGCGCACTTCCGGACAGTTTTATAGGGCATGGAAATCCGGAAAAATTAAAACAAAAAGCCGGAATTGATGCGGATTCTATTTACAATCGGATAAAGGAGGCAGAATAA